A stretch of DNA from Paramisgurnus dabryanus chromosome 19, PD_genome_1.1, whole genome shotgun sequence:
tctgggcgtaataatcaaggactttgctgccgtaacatggctgcagcaggcatagtgatattacgcactgcccgaaaatagttccctgatattgaaagtaaccaaggggactattttcgggcagtgcataaCATCACTCCTTGATTATtgcgccagaatgagagtatagttcctagccatatctgcctagaaaataacaactttaattttacgtcagtcttagtacacaatgtaactacagaagagtcaagttttaaataggaaaaatatccaaactcgtTGCTTAttttttagtgcgatgctaatggtctaatcagattcaatggattatgctaagctatgctaaaagtattaccgccagacccagagatcagctgaacggattccaaaacgataagaatcaaatgtttaactctaggggagctggaatgTACCTTTAATGGGAActaataaacattttcttaagACTGAAGGTACGTTAATATTCTTGACTCACGGGCAGTTGAAGACTCTCTTCACACCTTCGTGTATTACGCGGACATGCCGACGCAAACTGTTAGCTGTAGTGAATGAACGTTCACACAATTTGCATGGGAAGTTCTTTATTACCTAAAGAGACAAGCAAGAACAAAAAAGTCGTAAgcatatttttcattatttgaacACATAATGTTAAGATAAAAAAAGTAATCATTTAAATACCTTATCATGTTCTTCCTTCATGTGATTAATGTAATCTTCTCTGTCTGCATAGCGTTTCTTACACTCCCTGCACCTCCACTCCAAACTCCCACTCTCTGGAGAACTGGGTTGCTCTTCTTCGTCATTCTCCTCCTCCTCGTCTTCCTCTTCCCTTTCTTCGCCTTCCTGTTCTCTTTCCCCCTCCTCCTCCTCAccttcctcttcctcctctcCCTGTCCCTGGCTCAATTCATCAGAAGTGTTTTCTGTTGATTTGGGTTTCGAGGTGGAGTTGCTAACAGGGGCGGAGGCAGGAGATGTGGTGGTGGGTGGAGTATCAGCTTTGGCTAACAGGCCTCTGTGAACAGTCTGACAGGAAACATCACATCTAGTTGAAAAGTATGTCTGACAGCTTATGTTTCAATTCAGGTTGATGTGAGTCTTGTATTTGGTTAGAGCTTTAGACAAGGTGCCACAGAAGGCACTTTGGAAAGGCCAAACCAAACATTTTAATGTATGCCTTTATTGACACCACATTCTTTTGGGTAAGTGCAAAGAATGGGTAACACAAAAGGCAAGAAATTGGTGAGAATAATTaataaaacctttatttttaaaatgtaaccttggaccacaaaaccagtcttaagagcacatgtatatttatagcaaaagccaaaaatacattgtatgggtcaaaattatacatttttcttttatggCAAAATTCATTAAGATTTTATGTAAACATCAAGTTCCATAGATATATTTTGTAATTTCCTACACAAATATATCAAagcttttatttttgtgagtggatgcagttgctaaggacttgacttgacatttggacttcactttaaataaaaatttctcaatttttagatttttttggggGCTCAAATGCCAAATATTGTTATATCCTAACAAACAATACATCaatagaaagcttatttattcagcttatGTATACATCCCAATAAAAAAATTGACCCAaatgattggttttgtggttcagggtcacaaatgaaCAACAGATTTTACCTTGATGTGTTCCATCATGGAGCCTTTCTGGGCATAGAGTTTGGTGCAGTCTGGACATTTGAACACATGCACCTTTTGTTTTGCAAGGTGAGTGTCAAAATGCATATACAACAGAGGCTTCTGGGTAAACACAGTGTCACACATGACACATTTGTAGATCATCCTATGAAAACACAACATCTTTTAGTCATTCCATGTCAACATACTTTTAAATCCACGTCACGTGTCAGTTTTGTGATTGGTCAACGTACTTGGCCTGTGCGGCTGTTAGGGTGGGATGCTGGGAAGTGATGTGCCCCTGGGCGCTCTGGGCAGATTTGAAGGCCATCGGGCAATTGGGACACTTGTGGAAGACCTCACAATGTGCAGTCTGAATGTGGGACTTGATAGAATTCAGACCTCCAAACACAACCTGACAACTGGAACACCTGAATAAAAGAAGGCGATTTGACTAAATGAGAAATTGCATTCATTTTTATACAGAAAATCTCACTGTTTTTGAATTACATACCAATGTTTGAAAACATATGCActacacaaacaaaaacatgacAGTTATAACAAAAGTTTTAGGAACCTGTAACCGATGCGCCTTGCAAAGTGCAGACAGGATTCTTCCAAATGGGTTTGAAAGGTGGCCTGGCGGGCAGTACCACCACACTCCGGACACACGTGAGGAGCGCGATGCTTATGGACGCGCTGATGGGCCGACACGCTGCACCAGTTAGGCAGCATCATAGGCGGAGAGCAAAGCATACAGGTctggaaaaaaacattaaaggtaAAGACGAGGTCAGTGCAACTTAGTACGTAAAGCAATTTCTAAGTGATTTTGACGGACTTGCTTATAGTAGATATAAGGCATGTTTTATGAAACAAGCAGAACAGATTTCGGATTTCAGAttcatttttttctaataaattgCTGCATTCAATGACAATTTATGCAAGAATAGATTTATGAACAATGTACAAAAGCACCTGATTTTTAATTTCTAAGTTGATTTGGATAAAAATGTGAATGATTTTCTAGCTAACCTTAGCTATTATTTCCCAACAAATTTCTAATTATAGCGTGAAATGATTAAGTAAAAACCTGAAATACGGACTTGACCAccacaaaatcatttttgttGAGTATTGcattaaatgtactattggttACGTACCGAGTTAGGAGTAGCTCTGATTTGTTGAAAATGAGTCACTAATTCAGCCTTGCTTGAAAACTGAGCTTGGCATTCGGGACATTTGAAGTTGTTATACTGCAGGGCCTCGCCTTTCTTGCAGGGTAGAGGCATTAGGGCCTGGGGACTCTGGGGCCCACGGCGAGCAGGAGTGGGCTGGGACGAAGTCGTGCCGGGAGAGGGGGAGTCTTTCAGTGGACTGGAAGTGGACGGTACAGTGGTTGTTCCTGTTGGAGCGTTCGAGGACGGCTGAGGTGGAGAAGAGAGCGAGGGAGAGAGCACAcctagagaaaaaaaaaacacttttaagtAAAACTCTATTGTGCCTATAGGAAATAATGAATAATAACTGTATAACTACTAACCAATAGGAGTAGTGTCTTGTTGGCCGATCATCTGTTCCACTGTAACCGGTCTCATCACCAGATGTGAGCATTGCATGACCAGACCCCTTTCCTTGTGTTCCCGAGCGTGTAGCAGCAGACTGCATTTATTGAAGAACGCCAGGCGTTTTGCGCAGTGATTGCACGTGACTTCTATTCTCAAAGAGCGACGGTCATAGTGTCGTGCCAAGCTTCGCTCCAGAGCGAAGGAATCGCCACATTCCAGGCACCTGTAGCCAGCAGCAGGCATAGGGAGACCCCACTCAGAAGGCGGTGGGGTGGAAAGGTCCGGGCGGTAGCTGGGAAGCAAGTTCTTGCTATTAAGGATCTTGTTGAAGGCTTCAACGAGACTCGACTGGCTACGGGAGATAACAGCACCGGTGCTGTTGACAATAGAGGCTGGTTTACACGGTACGTGAACATTAGCGGTACCCCCATTAGCAGTTTTAGCGACCGCGGGGCGCACGCTTATTCCGCCAACAGCAGGCGTGACCGGGAGAGTGGTGGCTTTTGTGATGCTGACTGCTGTGGCGGAGACTTTTGTTTTATCGGATTGCGCTGCCATTTTGTTTTGAACTTTGCTAGCTGCAGCTAACATGGCACTGCTGGCTTCTAATGTGGAAACCGGTATAGTTTTTACCACTTGACCGGCAATGGCATCGTTTTTTCTGGCTCCTTTGGCGGGGACTGCTCGGCCTGTCTGGGATTTTAATGCGTCTGTGCCTTTTCCTGTATTGGCGTTACCTCCCTTGCCTGCTACTCTGGTAACTGTTCGTGTGATGCCTCCTGTTGATGTTTTGATGGTCTTAATACGGACTTTAAGAGGCCTGGAGGGGGCATTACCACCAGTTGCGGCTTTACCGCCTGCGCTGCTGGCCGATGAGCCGGTGTTTTCTGGAAGAGACTGTGCAATGTTGTCTACCTCCATTTTCTCTCCATCCCTTTTCCCATTGTCCTTACCATCTATTTTATTCATATCCTGTCCATTTTCTGTTGACACTTCCATCTCTTCTTCTTCATCCTTGGGTTCTCGAAGATCAACAGATGGTGATGAAGCTACCGCTGGGCTGCTAGATCTTTTAGTAACAGCTGACGTTGGCATAGAGGACTTGGGAATCTCTGGCTCGGGGCTTTCCGGTGAGTCTCGTTCTTCGATGACATGCTCTGGATTGCGTTCCTCCTGGGGTAAACTCTTTCCAGGTCCTGCAGAAAGCCAGTTCTGTTGAGCCCGGGGTGAGGCAGGTGACGCTAGGGGGATGTCACCTGGTTTGGGGAAAGCACTGGAGGATATGGACGTTGAGGAGGGCAGAGATGGAGATTGTGAACTTTCAGGTGGAGACCTCAACCGGCGTGACAGTTTTGGAGGGGTGGGAGAGTCTGGACTTTCGTGGATGACCAGAGATCCTCCTGAATCAGGATCTGAATCCTCATCATCTGAATCTACACGTCTGTAAGCAGATGAACCAAGACGTGGCGTACCGTTAAACGGTTCCGGTAGAGAAGTAGCTAGTGGTGAAGAAGCAACAGCCCCAGAAACACGAGAACCGACCGAAGGAGACGACGATGATGGTGAGGATGATGAAGCTGTGGAGGGAGTAGAAAGAAGTGGTTTAGGTGGAGGAAAGAACGGAGATGCTGCTCCACTAGGAACAGCAGGGGCTTTTGCCTTATCTGCAGCTTCTAGGTTAATCTCCTGCTGCATATGTTGCTGTTGTAAAAGTTGCATTTTTCGAGCCCTTCCAACCGAATCTCCAGCTCCTTGTGCCATCAATGGCTTAAGCTTATTAAAAATGTTGCTGCCCTGTTTAG
This window harbors:
- the znf687b gene encoding zinc finger protein 687b isoform X1, whose amino-acid sequence is MGDMKTPDFDDLLAAFDIPDIDAKEAIQSAPDEVEGHQGAGGGSLIKSGDGSGGGNSALRSPSPSTDSQGDPSIVSVIVKNRVRPEPFDGGDGTVPEPLNHNGFVSSGGSVHMSQGRCQPNGEQWPICSSKMVPEPTGPVHGSSSTSKQGSNIFNKLKPLMAQGAGDSVGRARKMQLLQQQHMQQEINLEAADKAKAPAVPSGAASPFFPPPKPLLSTPSTASSSSPSSSSPSVGSRVSGAVASSPLATSLPEPFNGTPRLGSSAYRRVDSDDEDSDPDSGGSLVIHESPDSPTPPKLSRRLRSPPESSQSPSLPSSTSISSSAFPKPGDIPLASPASPRAQQNWLSAGPGKSLPQEERNPEHVIEERDSPESPEPEIPKSSMPTSAVTKRSSSPAVASSPSVDLREPKDEEEEMEVSTENGQDMNKIDGKDNGKRDGEKMEVDNIAQSLPENTGSSASSAGGKAATGGNAPSRPLKVRIKTIKTSTGGITRTVTRVAGKGGNANTGKGTDALKSQTGRAVPAKGARKNDAIAGQVVKTIPVSTLEASSAMLAAASKVQNKMAAQSDKTKVSATAVSITKATTLPVTPAVGGISVRPAVAKTANGGTANVHVPCKPASIVNSTGAVISRSQSSLVEAFNKILNSKNLLPSYRPDLSTPPPSEWGLPMPAAGYRCLECGDSFALERSLARHYDRRSLRIEVTCNHCAKRLAFFNKCSLLLHAREHKERGLVMQCSHLVMRPVTVEQMIGQQDTTPIGVLSPSLSSPPQPSSNAPTGTTTVPSTSSPLKDSPSPGTTSSQPTPARRGPQSPQALMPLPCKKGEALQYNNFKCPECQAQFSSKAELVTHFQQIRATPNSTCMLCSPPMMLPNWCSVSAHQRVHKHRAPHVCPECGGTARQATFQTHLEESCLHFARRIGYRCSSCQVVFGGLNSIKSHIQTAHCEVFHKCPNCPMAFKSAQSAQGHITSQHPTLTAAQAKMIYKCVMCDTVFTQKPLLYMHFDTHLAKQKVHVFKCPDCTKLYAQKGSMMEHIKTVHRGLLAKADTPPTTTSPASAPVSNSTSKPKSTENTSDELSQGQGEEEEEGEEEEGEREQEGEEREEEDEEEENDEEEQPSSPESGSLEWRCRECKKRYADREDYINHMKEEHDKVIKNFPCKLCERSFTTANSLRRHVRVIHEGVKRVFNCPHCSEGKRTFSSRLILEKHLRVRHGVKTRQSTDRQSAPNTRKRSAPSEGAGSSSELDNEGGAPPGGGGGADTDNVAGDDSSGPAKRTRASENRPVEQQEEDDGTYRCTPCGYTTQDWDEFQHHIPIHCDAENAPQQCLQCGACFASAGSLSRHKFITHRLRQGQRGENASPSGMPQDGSPSSPKAGEEGEGGASCRVCGRRFDKASDLNTHFRTHGMAFIAAHRTDKP
- the znf687b gene encoding zinc finger protein 687b isoform X2, which produces MGDMKTPDFDDLLAAFDIPDIDAKEAIQSAPDEVEGHQGAGGGSLIKSGDGSGGGNSALRSPSPSTDSQGDPSIVSVIVKNRVRPEPFDGGDGTVPEPLNHNGFVSSASSSSPSSSSPSVGSRVSGAVASSPLATSLPEPFNGTPRLGSSAYRRVDSDDEDSDPDSGGSLVIHESPDSPTPPKLSRRLRSPPESSQSPSLPSSTSISSSAFPKPGDIPLASPASPRAQQNWLSAGPGKSLPQEERNPEHVIEERDSPESPEPEIPKSSMPTSAVTKRSSSPAVASSPSVDLREPKDEEEEMEVSTENGQDMNKIDGKDNGKRDGEKMEVDNIAQSLPENTGSSASSAGGKAATGGNAPSRPLKVRIKTIKTSTGGITRTVTRVAGKGGNANTGKGTDALKSQTGRAVPAKGARKNDAIAGQVVKTIPVSTLEASSAMLAAASKVQNKMAAQSDKTKVSATAVSITKATTLPVTPAVGGISVRPAVAKTANGGTANVHVPCKPASIVNSTGAVISRSQSSLVEAFNKILNSKNLLPSYRPDLSTPPPSEWGLPMPAAGYRCLECGDSFALERSLARHYDRRSLRIEVTCNHCAKRLAFFNKCSLLLHAREHKERGLVMQCSHLVMRPVTVEQMIGQQDTTPIGVLSPSLSSPPQPSSNAPTGTTTVPSTSSPLKDSPSPGTTSSQPTPARRGPQSPQALMPLPCKKGEALQYNNFKCPECQAQFSSKAELVTHFQQIRATPNSTCMLCSPPMMLPNWCSVSAHQRVHKHRAPHVCPECGGTARQATFQTHLEESCLHFARRIGYRCSSCQVVFGGLNSIKSHIQTAHCEVFHKCPNCPMAFKSAQSAQGHITSQHPTLTAAQAKMIYKCVMCDTVFTQKPLLYMHFDTHLAKQKVHVFKCPDCTKLYAQKGSMMEHIKTVHRGLLAKADTPPTTTSPASAPVSNSTSKPKSTENTSDELSQGQGEEEEEGEEEEGEREQEGEEREEEDEEEENDEEEQPSSPESGSLEWRCRECKKRYADREDYINHMKEEHDKVIKNFPCKLCERSFTTANSLRRHVRVIHEGVKRVFNCPHCSEGKRTFSSRLILEKHLRVRHGVKTRQSTDRQSAPNTRKRSAPSEGAGSSSELDNEGGAPPGGGGGADTDNVAGDDSSGPAKRTRASENRPVEQQEEDDGTYRCTPCGYTTQDWDEFQHHIPIHCDAENAPQQCLQCGACFASAGSLSRHKFITHRLRQGQRGENASPSGMPQDGSPSSPKAGEEGEGGASCRVCGRRFDKASDLNTHFRTHGMAFIAAHRTDKP